The genomic window TCCGCACTTCCCAAACATTCCCATTCCGAAGCCAATGCTCGGGGAGTTCCACCTGGTATCCATCAACGATTTTTTGCTCAAATAGGCCATGTTTATAACGAATTCCAAATCCATGTCCCGGAAGATTTAATGTTGCTAGCGAATCGAGAAAGCAAGCTGCTAATCGGCCCAGCCCGCCGTTTCCAAGCCCCGCATCAGCCTCGGCCTCTTCCACTTCAGCCAAATCGATTCCTAGCTCGTGTAATCCTTCATAAACAATATTCTCAATACCTAGGTTCATTAAATTATTCCGAAGCAAGCGCCCTAATAAAAACTCGATTGATAAGTAATAAACTTGCTTTTCACCGGAAGCGCGGTATTGTTCATTTGTTTTAATCCAATCAGAGCTGATATATTCACGAATCATGTTGCCGAGCGTCTGAAAGTGTTCCCGTCTCGTACTGTCTTGAAAGCTTTTGCCAAACATCATCTCAAGCCTCTGTAAAAAAGCTTTTTTAAATTCTTCCTTATTAGTAAACATGGCTTTCACTCCTTGAGATCAGTTCAGCATAGAGGCTGTTATATTTGAAAGCGGATTGCGCCCAACTGTAATCTAAACCCATAGCTCGGCGGACAAGCTTCTTCCAAACGATGTCATCTTGATAAAACTGTAATGCCCTCTTGATCGTATACAGCATATCGTGTGCATTAAAATTGGTAAAAGAAAAACCATTCCCTTCACCGTTATCTTCCCGGTAGGACATGACCGTATCATTTAATCCTCCGGTTTCCCGCACGATTGGAATCGATCCATATTTCATGGCGATCAGCTGTCCAAGACCGCACGGTTCAAATTTCGATGGCATTAAAAACAAATCAGAGCCTGCGTATATTTGTTGAGCAAGTTCTTCATTAAAACCGATGTGCACTTTGAATTTTTCGGGATAATGATAAGCCATTTCGCGGAAAAAGTTTTCAAACTCATCCTCACCCGTTCCAAGGACGATCATCTGAAGATTTTCCGCCATCAGTTCATGAAAAACGCATTTAACGAGATCCAATCCTTTTTGCTTCGTCAGCCTAGTTATCATTGCGATAATAGGTGTATTCGCATCCTGTCTTAAGCCAAATAAATCTTGGATACGCTTCTTATTTTCCGATTTGCCGCTTAAATCATTTTTATGATATCTGGCAAAAATGAATGAATCCTTTTCAGGATTATAATACCGCTCATCAATTCCATTTAAAATCCCTTGCAAATCTTCTTTGCGCTTTCTTAAAAGGCCGTCTAACTTTTCACCAAAGTACGGAGTTTGAATTTCCTGCATATATGTCGGACTTACCGTAGTAATTTTATCAGAAGCAACGAGTGCACCTTTCATGAAATTTACATTTCCGTAAAACTCGAGTTGATCACTGTTAAAGTATTTTTCGCTTAAATTAAGCAAATCTCCAAGAATTTCTTTCGGAAAAATGCCCTGAAACTGCAAATTATGAATAGTAAACACCGTCTTCATTGGTACGTATTTTTTTCGACGGCAATATTCTGCCCGAAGCAGAAACGGAATCATTCCCGTATGCCAGTCGTGGCAATGCAATATATCAGGATCGAAATCTATATGCGCCAAACTCTCGAGCACTGCCCTGTTAAAATACGCAAATCGTTCGCCATCATCGAAAAAACCATATAAACGGTCCCGGTTGAAATAATATTCGTTATCGACAAAATAAAATGTAACACCATCTAAAATAAGTTGTTCAATCCCGCAGTACTGGTTTCTCCAGCCAACCTGCACACTGAATTCAGCAATTTTCCGCAAATAACTTTTCCACTTTTCTGAAATTGTACCATACTTCGGCAAAATGACACGGACATCGGTTCCAAGCTTTTTCAATTCCTTCGGCAAGGATCCCGCAACATCGGCAAGCCCTCCCGATTTTACAAAAGGAACACATTCGGAAACAATAAACAGGACTTTCACGAGTTCATCAACACCCCTTGTACAGTGCCTTTGCGAATAATATATGGTGATGAAGCATTAGCCGCCATAACAGTTCCTTCTTCCACCTTAACATCTTTGTCTAAGATAACCGAATCTAACACACAATTATCGCCAATCTGGCATTTTTGCATTACAATACTATTTTTTATGATTGAATTTTTTCCAATTTTAACACCTCTGAAAATAATACTATTTTCTACTTTGCCCTCTATTAAGCATCCGTTTGCGATCATAGAGTTCTTAACGTTTGCTCCCTTAAAATACCTTGTCGGGGGTTCATCCTTCACTTTTGTATAAATTGGCCGTTCTTTGTGAAAAAGCTGTTTCCAAATCGGAGGTTCGAGAATGCTCATACTCGCTGAATAATACTTTTCTATTGAATTAATCATGACGGCAAAACCTTTATATTCATAGTTGCAGATCTTATAAGAATGATGTATATCCGTTACGACATCTCTCATGCATGTATATCCCGTTTTCTCATAAGATTCAATCAATTCGATGAGCAGTGATGTCTTAACTAAGTACATTTCAAGCGACTTTCCTTCATGGAAAATCTCCGTAATATCACATCCGCTTTTGATATGCCACTCTAAGACAGGACGAAAATCCATATTAAATACTGTAAAGCAGTTTGCAATCAGCGCATATTCCTGCCTGCTGCGGTAAAAATAATCAATGTTCGCCGCAAAATGATAAAAAGACCCGATTCCGTTTCTTAATCCATCCAAAGTCGGAGAAGGGAAAAAGAACAATCCGTCTCTCTTTCGATTTAAATCCCAGTTCTTCCCTGATCCCAAATGGTCCATTAACGACCTATACTGAAATTTAGGAAAAATCGCGACACTTTCAATTTCAGAATTCACCATGTTCGACAAGACAAAGTCGATAAGGCGGTAACGGCCGGCAATTGGAACCGCTGCAAGCGACCGATGGACAATCAATTCTTCTAATTGATCATAGTAAGTTGTTGCATCAATAACACCGAGTAGTCTTTTTTTCAAATGGAAGTCCCTCCCGATTATGATTTAATTTACGAATAAATTCCATTTAAGAGTTCATCTGTTACGAGAACTATTTCATCGCTTCTATCATTCGGGCGAATAACCATTCCATCCGGCACTCGAACATTTGAAGGTACGATCGCTTTTTCAATAAAGGTATTTTTACCAATAACCGCATCTGGCATGACAACAGATTCCCGAATGATGGCTCCTTTTTCAACTGTTACACCCTGGAATACAACTGACCTTTCAACTTCTCCTTCGATGGTGCAGCCTTCGTTTATAAGTGATTCAGTTACTTCTGCTTCGGGAGAAATATATTGCGGCGGTTGATTCGGATTAATCGAATAGATGCACCATGAATAATCGAACAAATTAAGTTCGCATTCTTCATCGAGCAAGTCCATGTTGGCTTCCCAAAGGCTCTTTACTGTACCGACATCCTTCCAATAGCCCTTAAACGGATAAGCGTACAGCTTCTTTTTTTCTTCAAGCAATAAAGGGATCACATCTTTACCGAAATCGTGCGTAGACTCCGGATTGCGGTTATCCATTTCCAAATATTCTTTTAAAATATTCCAATTAAAAATGTAAATTCCCATCGATGCTAAATTATTTTTTGGCATTTGCGGTTTTTCTTCGAACTCTATGATTCTCATATCTTCACTAGTATTCATTATGCCAAATCGGCTGGCTTCGTCCCAGGGAACCTCGATAACTGAAATCGATACGTCTGCCCCTTTTTCGATATGATATTCAAGCATTAATTCGTAATTCATTTTATAAATGTGATCGCCAGAAAGAATCAGAACGTATTCAGGTTCATATTGAGTTAAATAATTCAAATTTTGATAAATAGCGCTTGCAGTTCCTGTGTACCACTTCACCTCCGATGATTCACTGTAAGGGGGCAATATTGTAACCCCCCCGTTTCTTCTGTCCAAGTCCCATGCGCTTCCAATCCCAATATAGGAATTTAAAACAAGAGGCTGATATTGAGTTAGTACACCCACAGTATCAATTCCGGAATTTGTACAATTACTGAGTGTAAAATCAATGATCCTGTATTTGCCCCCAAACGGAACAGCGGGTTTTGCAAGGTTTTTTGTCAGTGCACTAAGCCTGCTCCCTTTCCCTCCTGCCAATAGCATGGCGACGCACTTCTTTTTTACCATTTTGATTTCTCCCCTTTCGTTGTTTAACTGGGCGCAATATTGAAATCCCAAATGGCGGGATCGTCATTTCCAATGAATATGGCTTACCATGAAACTCTTCCTTCACAGCATTTAACACCTTTTTGTTCACACAGCCTGAACCGCCAAAGGTATCCATGTCACTATTAAGTATTTCCTTGTATTTTCCTTCCTTTGGTACACCTATTTTGTAATTATGGTAGGTTTGATACGTAAAATTACACACAATCACGAGGAACTCTTCTGAATTTTTTCCCCTTCGGATAAACGAAAATATTGATTGCTGATAATTGTTTACATCGACCCACTCAAACCCTTCGCTCATATGATCAAGTTGATAAAGGGGCTTAGAGCGGTTATAAATATGAAAAAGCTCTTTCACATAAGTATTCATCTTCTTATGCATCTCATAGTCTAGCAGATTCCAATCTAACTGTTCCTTGTCTTTCCATTCGGAAAACTGGCCGAGTTCTGTACCCATAAACAAAAGCTTTTTTCCCGGGTGGCAAGCCATGTACCCTAACAACAAACGGAGCTGCGCAAATTTCTGCCAGTAATCCCCCGGCATTTTATCCAGCAAAGATTTTTTTCCGTGGACAACTTCATCATGGGAAAACGGCAAAATAAAGTTTTCTGAAAAAGCATAAAGAAGCGAAAAGGTTACTTTATTGTGTTTAGAAGACCTAGAATCAGAAGGAGTCTCCATGTATTCCAATATGTCATTCATCCAGCCCATATTCCATTTGTAGTTAAATCCAAGGCCGCCGTAATGAACAGGAGCAGTCACCTGCGGCCAATCTGTAGAATCCTCTGCAATCATAAGAATGGTTGGATCGTGTTGAAAAATCACTTTATTTAATTTTTTTAGAAAGTCGATGCCATAAGGATTGGCATGTTTTCCTTCTGAATTCGGCCAATAGATGATATTGGCCACAGCATCAACCCGAAAACCGTCAATATGAAAATAATCCATCCAAAACAAAGCATTCGAAATAAGAAAACTTTGAACTTCCGTCTTCCCGAGATCAAAATTTGCAGTACCCCAGACCGGATTTTCACGGTCATGAATATTTTGATATTCATACAGATGTGTTCCATCAAACCGATAAAGTCCATGGCTGTCTTTGCAAAAATGGCCGGGCACCCAATCAAGTATGACCCCAATGTCATTCTGGTGGCATTGATCAACGAAATACATGAAATCATGGGGAGTTCCATATCTGCTTGTTACCGAGAAATACCCAGTTCCTTGGTAACCCCATGAGTCGTCGAGTGGGTGCTCCACAAGAGGGAGCAATTCTATATGCGAATATCCATGTTCCCGTACATAAGGAATCAATTCATCAGCCAATTCTCGATATGTAAGAAAACTTCCATCGTGTTTCTTTTTCCACGATCCTGCGTGCACCTCATAAATCATGACTGGCTCTGAATAGACCGGTTTTTTCATTTTCTTTAATTTCCATGCATGATCGTTCCAGGTAAATCCTTCAAGGGAATATACAATCGATGCAGTGTTTGGACGAAGTTCCGAATAAAAAGCAAACGGATCAGACTTTAAGAGCCGTTCTCCCTGTTTCGTAAACACTTCATACTTATAAAGACAACCTTCCAAGTTTTCCTCCACCAAGAGCATCCAGATCCCATCATTATTTACTCTATGAAAGGTATACCCTTCTCCATTCCAATTATTAAAATCACCGACTAATCTGATAATTTCAGCATTTGGAGCC from Bacillus methanolicus includes these protein-coding regions:
- the glgB gene encoding 1,4-alpha-glucan branching protein GlgB, whose product is MKLDTFFPTDYQIHLYHEGTLFESYRLFGAHLVKVNEKIWTRFCVWAPNAEIIRLVGDFNNWNGEGYTFHRVNNDGIWMLLVEENLEGCLYKYEVFTKQGERLLKSDPFAFYSELRPNTASIVYSLEGFTWNDHAWKLKKMKKPVYSEPVMIYEVHAGSWKKKHDGSFLTYRELADELIPYVREHGYSHIELLPLVEHPLDDSWGYQGTGYFSVTSRYGTPHDFMYFVDQCHQNDIGVILDWVPGHFCKDSHGLYRFDGTHLYEYQNIHDRENPVWGTANFDLGKTEVQSFLISNALFWMDYFHIDGFRVDAVANIIYWPNSEGKHANPYGIDFLKKLNKVIFQHDPTILMIAEDSTDWPQVTAPVHYGGLGFNYKWNMGWMNDILEYMETPSDSRSSKHNKVTFSLLYAFSENFILPFSHDEVVHGKKSLLDKMPGDYWQKFAQLRLLLGYMACHPGKKLLFMGTELGQFSEWKDKEQLDWNLLDYEMHKKMNTYVKELFHIYNRSKPLYQLDHMSEGFEWVDVNNYQQSIFSFIRRGKNSEEFLVIVCNFTYQTYHNYKIGVPKEGKYKEILNSDMDTFGGSGCVNKKVLNAVKEEFHGKPYSLEMTIPPFGISILRPVKQRKGRNQNGKKEVRRHAIGRREREQA
- a CDS encoding sugar phosphate nucleotidyltransferase — encoded protein: MKKRLLGVIDATTYYDQLEELIVHRSLAAVPIAGRYRLIDFVLSNMVNSEIESVAIFPKFQYRSLMDHLGSGKNWDLNRKRDGLFFFPSPTLDGLRNGIGSFYHFAANIDYFYRSRQEYALIANCFTVFNMDFRPVLEWHIKSGCDITEIFHEGKSLEMYLVKTSLLIELIESYEKTGYTCMRDVVTDIHHSYKICNYEYKGFAVMINSIEKYYSASMSILEPPIWKQLFHKERPIYTKVKDEPPTRYFKGANVKNSMIANGCLIEGKVENSIIFRGVKIGKNSIIKNSIVMQKCQIGDNCVLDSVILDKDVKVEEGTVMAANASSPYIIRKGTVQGVLMNS
- the glgA gene encoding glycogen synthase GlgA, with the translated sequence MKVLFIVSECVPFVKSGGLADVAGSLPKELKKLGTDVRVILPKYGTISEKWKSYLRKIAEFSVQVGWRNQYCGIEQLILDGVTFYFVDNEYYFNRDRLYGFFDDGERFAYFNRAVLESLAHIDFDPDILHCHDWHTGMIPFLLRAEYCRRKKYVPMKTVFTIHNLQFQGIFPKEILGDLLNLSEKYFNSDQLEFYGNVNFMKGALVASDKITTVSPTYMQEIQTPYFGEKLDGLLRKRKEDLQGILNGIDERYYNPEKDSFIFARYHKNDLSGKSENKKRIQDLFGLRQDANTPIIAMITRLTKQKGLDLVKCVFHELMAENLQMIVLGTGEDEFENFFREMAYHYPEKFKVHIGFNEELAQQIYAGSDLFLMPSKFEPCGLGQLIAMKYGSIPIVRETGGLNDTVMSYREDNGEGNGFSFTNFNAHDMLYTIKRALQFYQDDIVWKKLVRRAMGLDYSWAQSAFKYNSLYAELISRSESHVY
- a CDS encoding glucose-1-phosphate adenylyltransferase codes for the protein MVKKKCVAMLLAGGKGSRLSALTKNLAKPAVPFGGKYRIIDFTLSNCTNSGIDTVGVLTQYQPLVLNSYIGIGSAWDLDRRNGGVTILPPYSESSEVKWYTGTASAIYQNLNYLTQYEPEYVLILSGDHIYKMNYELMLEYHIEKGADVSISVIEVPWDEASRFGIMNTSEDMRIIEFEEKPQMPKNNLASMGIYIFNWNILKEYLEMDNRNPESTHDFGKDVIPLLLEEKKKLYAYPFKGYWKDVGTVKSLWEANMDLLDEECELNLFDYSWCIYSINPNQPPQYISPEAEVTESLINEGCTIEGEVERSVVFQGVTVEKGAIIRESVVMPDAVIGKNTFIEKAIVPSNVRVPDGMVIRPNDRSDEIVLVTDELLNGIYS